A stretch of the Chanos chanos chromosome 1, fChaCha1.1, whole genome shotgun sequence genome encodes the following:
- the npffr2a gene encoding neuropeptide FF receptor 2a, with translation MSKGTESNLTFVDSENWTSPNTSNKESVIPQSNITYVGYYLHQPSVAAIFIASYLLIFLVCMVGNGVVCFIVLRSKNMRTVTNLFILNLAISDLLVGIFCMPTTLLDNIITGWPFGSMVCKMSGMVQGISVSASVFTLVAIAVDRFRCIVYPFKQKLTISTATLIIVIIWVLAISIMCPSGVMLQVTKEQSVRVYLGDGNRTSPFYWCRENWPNQEMRKIYTTLLFANIYLAPLSLIVIMYARIGITLFKTAVPTGGKPGHENRHTVSKKKQRVIKMLLIVALLFILSWLPLWTLMMLTDYASLTEHQYRLINIYIYPFAHWLAFFNSSVNPIIYGFFNENFRRGFQAVFKFQLCSAHGHRRKTYSHRVQGNSVLPANPQPSTEPISLNSLENNSSRRVNHINEQDLIMEDLEKGSDSSGMEGASL, from the exons ATGAGTAAAGGAACAGAATCCAACCTGACCTTTGTGGACAGTGAGAACTGGACTTCCCCAAATACTTCCAACAAGGAATCTGTCATACCTCAGAGCAACATCACTTACGTTGGATATTACCTTCATCAGCCCTCTGTAGCTGCTATTTTCATAGCTTCTTACCTGCTCATATTCTTGGTGTGCATGGTTGGGAATGGAGTTGTGTGTTTCATCGTGCTGAGGAGTAAGAATATGCGCACTGTTACTAATCTCTTCATCCTTAATCTGGCCATCAGTGACCTTCTTGTCGGGATATTCTGCATGCCAACAACTCTTCTTGACAACATCATAACAG GCTGGCCTTTTGGAAGCATGGTCTGCAAAATGAGTGGTATGGTCCAGGGCATCTCCGTCTCAGCCTCTGTTTTCACCTTGGTTGCCATAGCAGTGGACAG aTTTAGATGCATTGTTTACCCCTTCAAGCAAAAACTGACAATATCGACAGCCACACTCATTATTGTGATAATATGGGTCCTGGCAATATCTATCATGTGTCCGTCTGGAGTCATGCTACAAGTTACCAAAGAGCAGAGTGTACGTGTCTATCTTGGGGATGGTAACAGAACCAGTCCTTTCTACTGGTGTAGGGAGAACTGGCCCAACCAGGAGATGAGGAAGATCTACACCACACTTCTGTTTGCCAACATATACCTGGCACCCCTTTCTCTTATTGTAATTATGTATGCAAGAATTGGCATTACTCTGTTCAAGACTGCTGTGCCAACCGGGGGAAAACCTGGTCATGAAAACCGCCACACCGTGTcaaaaaagaagcaaagagTCATTAAGATGCTCTTAATTGTGGCCTTGCTCTTTATCCTCTCCTGGCTCCCTTTATGGACACTGATGATGCTGACCGACTACGCCAGTCTCACTGAACACCAGTATCGCctcattaacatttacatttatccTTTCGCCCATTGGCTGGCCTTCTTCAACAGTAGTGTTAATCCTATCATCTATGGCTTCTTCAATGAGAACTTTCGTCGTGGCTTCCAGGCCGTCTTCAAGTTTCAGCTCTGTTCAGCCCATGGTCACCGGCGGAAGACCTACTCGCACAGAGTTCAGGGCAACTCAGTTCTGCCTGCCAACCCGCAGCCCTCCACTGAACCAATCTCTCTGAACAGCCTGGAGAACAACAGCTCTAGACGAGTCAATCACATTAACGAGCAGGACCTGATTATGGAGGACCTGGAAAAGGGTTCAGATAGCAGTGGAATGGAGGGAGCATCTCTCTAA